A DNA window from Burkholderia sp. HI2500 contains the following coding sequences:
- a CDS encoding VWA domain-containing protein: MITLEKRAAKVAIVLEKRQILKPPVVRVGAALDISGSAKPLYQSGVIQDTHDRILGIALKFDDNGEVDTWTFTEGYDRLPTATPDNYGSYISDHVLNARIDKWGGTQYAPVMNDIVDFFFRAPAPSPKREEKRGFLSRLFGGADEAPAPAAAAPVNGHLPAWVLFVTDGQNPKNDRKRVRQLLAESRHYPLYWSLVGVGDPSEFGFLAEVADEMPNVGFLHLESLDVSDEQIYEQLITQEFCDWVRAK; encoded by the coding sequence ATGATTACGCTTGAGAAACGCGCGGCGAAGGTCGCGATCGTCCTCGAAAAACGCCAGATCCTGAAGCCGCCCGTCGTGCGCGTCGGCGCGGCGCTCGACATCTCCGGCTCCGCGAAGCCGCTGTACCAGTCGGGCGTGATCCAGGACACGCACGACCGGATTCTCGGCATCGCATTGAAGTTCGACGACAACGGTGAAGTCGATACGTGGACCTTCACCGAAGGCTACGACCGCCTGCCGACCGCAACGCCGGACAACTACGGTTCGTATATTTCCGACCACGTGCTCAACGCGCGGATCGACAAGTGGGGCGGCACGCAGTACGCACCGGTGATGAACGACATCGTCGACTTCTTCTTCCGTGCGCCGGCGCCGTCGCCGAAGCGCGAAGAGAAGCGCGGCTTCCTGAGCCGGCTGTTCGGCGGCGCGGACGAGGCGCCCGCGCCGGCCGCCGCCGCGCCGGTGAACGGCCATCTGCCCGCATGGGTGCTGTTCGTCACCGACGGCCAGAACCCGAAGAACGACCGCAAGCGCGTGCGCCAGCTGCTCGCCGAGTCGCGGCACTACCCGCTGTACTGGTCGCTCGTCGGCGTCGGCGATCCGAGCGAATTCGGCTTCCTCGCGGAAGTCGCGGACGAGATGCCGAACGTCGGCTTCCTGCATCTCGAATCGCTCGACGTCAGCGACGAACAGATCTACGAACAGCTGATCACGCAGGAATTCTGCGACTGGGTGCGCGCGAAGTAA
- a CDS encoding toxic anion resistance protein, translated as MKPLFDDKNSDAVSDRPSTPSSSPVAAPVIVPAAAVATPAARPTENVRLITVDEIDQLGATQGTRIAAFSQQILASVRASDADQFGDKLNELIATAKGLDPRGADKGGLLTQVTRLFRSTKEKLLSQYESVSKRMDTLVVELENHAQRQKAGIDELERMYNDNYALHQELAQSKAHGETALATLRAHLAAGEQPVDDAFAAQRLLDVKRKVDALESKLDDLDRAMLMSKQLAPQIRMEQDQKRTLTSKFMTIKTVLIPAWTNAFALYLEQLSTKRAAALANATYDAADEAIRAQADLNRQNAQEVAKLSQRPVISTDTFEYAQQQLFGAFDDITQIIADGRRQREQDAPRLRQLEQDLITRFAPKHN; from the coding sequence ATGAAGCCGCTCTTCGACGACAAGAATTCCGATGCGGTCAGCGATCGTCCTTCCACCCCGTCTTCGTCACCCGTTGCAGCGCCCGTCATCGTGCCTGCCGCCGCCGTTGCCACGCCGGCGGCACGCCCGACTGAGAACGTCCGCCTGATCACCGTCGACGAGATCGACCAGCTCGGCGCGACGCAGGGCACGCGGATCGCGGCCTTCTCCCAGCAGATTCTCGCGAGCGTCCGCGCGTCGGATGCCGACCAGTTCGGCGACAAGCTCAACGAACTGATCGCGACCGCCAAGGGGCTCGACCCGCGCGGCGCCGACAAGGGCGGGCTGCTCACCCAGGTCACGCGGCTGTTCCGCTCGACCAAGGAGAAGCTGCTGTCGCAATACGAGTCGGTGAGCAAGCGGATGGACACGCTCGTCGTCGAGCTCGAGAACCATGCGCAGCGCCAGAAGGCCGGCATCGACGAGCTCGAGCGGATGTACAACGACAACTACGCGCTGCACCAGGAGCTCGCGCAGTCGAAGGCGCACGGCGAAACGGCGCTCGCGACGCTGCGTGCGCATCTTGCGGCCGGCGAGCAGCCGGTGGACGACGCGTTCGCCGCACAGCGCCTGCTCGACGTGAAGCGCAAGGTCGACGCGCTCGAAAGCAAGCTCGACGATCTCGACCGCGCGATGCTGATGTCGAAGCAGCTCGCGCCGCAGATCCGGATGGAGCAGGACCAGAAACGCACGCTGACGTCGAAGTTCATGACGATCAAGACCGTGCTGATCCCCGCGTGGACCAACGCGTTCGCGCTCTACCTCGAGCAGCTCAGCACGAAGCGCGCGGCGGCGCTCGCCAATGCGACGTACGACGCGGCCGACGAGGCGATCCGCGCGCAGGCCGACCTGAACCGCCAGAACGCGCAGGAAGTCGCGAAGCTGAGCCAGCGCCCGGTGATCTCGACCGACACGTTCGAATACGCGCAGCAGCAGCTGTTCGGCGCATTCGACGACATCACGCAGATCATCGCCGACGGCCGTCGCCAGCGTGAGCAGGACGCACCGCGCCTGCGCCAGCTCGAACAGGACCTGATCACCCGATTCGCTCCGAAGCACAACTGA
- a CDS encoding HAD family hydrolase has product MTDRIVAAFDFDGTITTTDSFRHFVRYAVGTPRFAWAGLRALPWIIAMKAGLLSRGDAKAKFASFAFGPVREDALDAQARTFVDTYLPSLVRPEMLERIREHRARGHEVVLVSASPSLYLEKWAKTAGFDAVLATRLAFERGAFAGRLDGENCWGPQKVVRLRGWWGDRPPKQLFAYGDSRGDKEMAELANWSWIRGQGPMPPIGA; this is encoded by the coding sequence ATGACTGACCGCATCGTTGCCGCATTCGATTTCGACGGCACCATCACGACGACCGACAGCTTTCGCCATTTCGTCCGCTATGCGGTCGGCACGCCGCGCTTCGCGTGGGCCGGATTGCGCGCGCTGCCGTGGATCATTGCGATGAAGGCCGGGCTGCTGTCGCGTGGCGACGCGAAAGCGAAATTCGCATCGTTCGCGTTCGGGCCGGTGCGCGAGGATGCGCTCGATGCGCAGGCGCGCACGTTCGTCGACACCTATCTGCCGAGCCTCGTGCGCCCGGAAATGCTCGAACGCATCCGCGAGCATCGGGCACGCGGGCACGAAGTCGTGCTGGTGAGCGCGTCGCCGTCGCTGTATCTGGAGAAGTGGGCGAAGACGGCCGGCTTCGATGCGGTGCTCGCGACGCGGCTGGCATTCGAGCGCGGCGCCTTCGCCGGCCGGCTCGACGGCGAAAACTGCTGGGGGCCGCAGAAGGTCGTGCGGCTGCGCGGGTGGTGGGGCGACCGGCCGCCGAAGCAGTTGTTCGCGTACGGCGACAGCCGTGGCGACAAGGAAATGGCCGAACTCGCGAACTGGTCGTGGATCCGCGGGCAAGGGCCGATGCCGCCGATCGGCGCTTGA
- a CDS encoding DUF4212 domain-containing protein, which translates to MTVPTRPAPAAPPPVPEPLARAHARYWRFNVALIAVLMVIGFSVSFIVPFFGPALAGIRFAGFSLPFYVGAQGAILVYLVLIVVYIGLMQRADRTLRRAYDDHAARAGHVNGGR; encoded by the coding sequence ATGACCGTTCCGACCCGTCCCGCGCCTGCCGCGCCCCCTCCCGTTCCCGAGCCGCTCGCGCGTGCCCACGCACGCTACTGGCGCTTCAACGTCGCGCTGATCGCGGTGCTGATGGTGATCGGCTTTTCGGTATCGTTCATCGTGCCGTTCTTCGGGCCCGCGCTCGCCGGGATCCGTTTCGCCGGGTTCAGCCTGCCGTTCTACGTCGGCGCACAGGGCGCGATTCTCGTGTACCTCGTGCTGATCGTCGTCTACATCGGGCTGATGCAACGCGCGGACCGCACGCTGCGCCGTGCGTACGACGATCATGCGGCACGCGCCGGCCACGTGAACGGTGGGCGCTGA
- a CDS encoding fatty acid desaturase, which produces MSQPARTAFRHDADKVAYVRREVNAASDAIRARFPLLDNQNLVGATVMAVSVSAMLAIAWLYARGSIAWYVALPLAAFVTSLIHELEHDLIHLMYFKKTPWAYHLMMALCWLTRPGTINPWTRRRMHLHHHKVSGGESDLEEYGITNGERWGVKRLLMIADGMLAVVLRPTAMRRKVKQYVAAQPVQDPSERLQLRVEQVSSYMPVGHVYYVLWHAFIVYHVGLFALRAFGYPVTVPAMVERVMSVVDFLAVVWLGPNFVRSFCINFVSSNMHYFGDIDSRNVIQQTQVLNPWWMLPFQLFCFNFGSTHAIHHFVVRDPFYIRQLTARTAHAALREVGVRFNDVGTFARANRWGSYRPARGTRQAQADA; this is translated from the coding sequence ATGAGCCAACCCGCACGAACCGCCTTTCGCCACGACGCGGACAAGGTCGCGTACGTCCGCCGCGAGGTCAACGCCGCGAGCGACGCGATTCGCGCGCGCTTTCCGCTGCTCGACAACCAGAACCTCGTCGGCGCGACCGTGATGGCCGTCTCCGTGAGCGCGATGCTCGCGATCGCGTGGCTCTATGCGCGCGGATCGATCGCTTGGTACGTCGCGCTGCCGCTCGCCGCGTTCGTCACGTCGCTGATCCACGAGCTCGAGCACGACCTGATCCACCTGATGTACTTCAAGAAGACGCCGTGGGCCTATCACCTGATGATGGCGCTGTGCTGGCTCACGCGGCCCGGCACGATCAACCCGTGGACGCGGCGGCGCATGCACCTGCATCACCACAAGGTGTCGGGCGGCGAATCGGATCTCGAGGAATACGGCATCACGAACGGTGAGCGCTGGGGCGTGAAGCGCCTGCTGATGATCGCGGACGGCATGCTCGCCGTCGTGCTGCGGCCCACCGCGATGCGCCGCAAGGTGAAGCAGTACGTGGCCGCGCAGCCGGTGCAGGATCCGTCCGAGCGCCTGCAGTTACGCGTCGAGCAGGTGTCGTCGTACATGCCGGTCGGTCACGTGTACTACGTGCTGTGGCATGCGTTCATCGTCTATCACGTCGGCCTGTTCGCGCTGCGTGCGTTCGGCTACCCGGTGACGGTGCCGGCCATGGTCGAGCGCGTGATGAGCGTCGTCGATTTCCTGGCCGTGGTGTGGCTCGGGCCGAACTTCGTGCGCAGCTTCTGCATCAACTTCGTCAGCTCGAACATGCATTACTTCGGCGATATCGATTCACGCAACGTGATCCAGCAGACGCAGGTGCTCAACCCGTGGTGGATGCTGCCGTTCCAGCTGTTCTGCTTCAACTTCGGCAGCACGCACGCGATCCATCACTTCGTGGTGCGCGACCCGTTCTACATCCGCCAGCTGACCGCACGCACCGCGCATGCGGCGCTGCGCGAAGTCGGCGTGCGCTTCAACGACGTCGGCACGTTCGCGCGGGCGAATCGCTGGGGCAGTTATCGTCCGGCGCGCGGCACGCGCCAGGCTCAAGCCGACGCGTAA
- a CDS encoding TerD family protein has product MINLSKGGRVNLSKEAPGTQKFRIGLGWDANATDTGTDFDLDVSVFLCKYDAQSNPKLISDQHFVFYNSEVRTMERKDTFIQPGDDFPKRGMPASKCLGVVHSGDNRTGSGDGDDEVIFIDMTKLAADIEEISVVVTIDQAEARRQNFGQVRNSYIQIADEVSGAVIAKYALEEDFSMETSVQVGSFYRRDGHFMFKAVGAGYNRGLGDFVRAYGGAV; this is encoded by the coding sequence ATGATCAATTTGTCGAAAGGCGGTCGCGTCAACCTGTCGAAGGAAGCGCCCGGCACGCAGAAGTTCCGCATCGGTCTCGGTTGGGATGCGAACGCGACGGACACGGGTACGGACTTCGATCTCGACGTGTCGGTGTTCCTGTGCAAGTACGACGCGCAGAGCAATCCGAAGCTGATCTCGGATCAGCACTTCGTGTTCTACAACAGCGAAGTGCGCACGATGGAGCGCAAGGACACGTTCATCCAGCCGGGCGACGATTTCCCGAAGCGCGGGATGCCCGCGTCGAAGTGCCTGGGTGTCGTGCATAGCGGCGACAATCGCACGGGCAGCGGCGACGGCGACGACGAGGTGATCTTCATCGACATGACGAAGTTGGCCGCGGACATCGAGGAAATCTCGGTGGTCGTGACGATCGACCAGGCCGAAGCGCGTCGCCAGAATTTCGGCCAGGTGCGCAACAGCTACATCCAGATCGCCGACGAAGTGTCGGGCGCGGTGATCGCGAAGTACGCGCTCGAGGAAGACTTCTCGATGGAGACGTCGGTGCAGGTCGGCAGCTTCTATCGCCGCGACGGTCACTTCATGTTCAAGGCGGTCGGCGCCGGCTACAACCGTGGCCTGGGCGACTTCGTGCGCGCGTACGGCGGCGCGGTCTGA
- a CDS encoding sodium:solute symporter family protein: MLTRRLIRAYALYTLGFLGFVLLMWRIERATGSGVWIGYVFLFVPIAVYAVIGLLSRTSDLVEYYVAGRRVPSAFNGMATAADWLSAASFIGLAGSLYATGYDALAYVMGWTGGFCLVAFLLAPYVRKLARYTIPDFLGTRFSSTAVRALAAGAAILCSFVYLVAQIQGIGLIATRFIGVDFAIGIFCGLAGILVCSFLGGMRAVTWTQVAQYIILISAILIPVSLIAMKNGLGPVPQFNYGKLMERVAAREAQVRDAFDEQQVRDTYRRQAADIQTRLDRLPASHADARRNLADQLADLRRHNGPLREISQRERELADFPRDPAAARVAWTQARDDLLARAEPPVPMHEPFPAASEDERKPRERNFLALLLCLSLGTASLPHILTRYNTTTSVASARRSVGWTLFFIALFYLSVPVLAVLIKYEILANLVGRPFAELPAWVTQWHHFEPDLISVVEVIRDGIVHWSEIQMQPDMVVLAAPEIAGLPYVVSGLIAAGALAAALSTADGLLLTIANALSHDVYYCMVAPDASSQRRVTISKVLLLGVALFASYVASLNTGKILFLVGAAFSLAASSFFPVLVLGVFWKRTTTRGAIAGMVTGLAVCVYYIVSTYPYFTQLTGFAGSTWFGIEPISSGVFGVPAGFAVAIVVSLFDRKPDEYTRALVDYIRHP, translated from the coding sequence ATGCTGACGCGCCGACTGATCCGCGCCTACGCGCTCTACACGCTGGGGTTTCTCGGGTTCGTGCTGCTGATGTGGCGGATCGAGCGGGCCACCGGCTCCGGCGTCTGGATCGGCTACGTGTTCCTGTTCGTGCCGATCGCCGTGTATGCGGTGATCGGGCTGCTGTCGCGCACGTCCGATCTCGTCGAATACTACGTGGCCGGGCGGCGCGTGCCGTCTGCCTTCAACGGGATGGCGACCGCGGCCGACTGGCTGTCGGCCGCATCGTTCATCGGCCTGGCCGGATCGCTCTACGCGACAGGCTACGATGCGCTCGCCTACGTGATGGGCTGGACGGGCGGGTTCTGCCTCGTCGCGTTCCTGCTCGCGCCTTATGTGCGCAAGCTCGCGCGCTACACGATTCCCGATTTTCTCGGGACGCGCTTTTCGAGTACAGCCGTGCGCGCGCTGGCGGCCGGTGCGGCGATCCTGTGTTCGTTCGTGTACCTGGTCGCGCAGATCCAGGGGATCGGCCTGATCGCGACGCGCTTCATCGGCGTCGATTTCGCGATCGGGATTTTCTGCGGGCTCGCGGGCATTCTCGTGTGCTCGTTTCTCGGCGGGATGCGCGCGGTCACGTGGACGCAGGTCGCGCAGTACATCATCCTGATCAGCGCGATCCTGATTCCGGTGTCGCTGATCGCGATGAAGAACGGGCTCGGCCCCGTGCCGCAGTTCAATTACGGCAAGCTGATGGAGCGGGTCGCGGCGCGCGAGGCGCAGGTGCGCGATGCGTTCGACGAGCAGCAGGTGCGCGACACGTACCGCCGGCAGGCCGCGGATATCCAGACGCGGCTCGACCGGCTGCCGGCATCCCATGCGGACGCCCGCCGGAATCTCGCCGACCAGCTGGCCGACCTGCGCCGCCACAACGGGCCGCTGCGCGAGATCAGCCAGCGCGAGCGCGAACTGGCCGATTTCCCGCGCGATCCGGCGGCGGCGCGCGTCGCGTGGACGCAGGCGCGCGACGATCTGCTGGCCCGTGCCGAGCCTCCCGTGCCGATGCACGAGCCGTTTCCCGCCGCGAGCGAAGACGAACGCAAGCCGCGCGAGCGGAATTTCCTTGCGCTGCTGCTGTGCCTGTCGCTCGGCACCGCGAGCCTGCCGCACATCCTGACGCGCTACAACACGACCACGTCGGTCGCGTCCGCACGGCGCTCGGTCGGGTGGACCTTGTTCTTCATCGCGCTGTTCTACCTGAGCGTGCCGGTGCTCGCGGTGCTGATCAAGTACGAGATCCTCGCGAACCTCGTCGGGCGGCCGTTCGCCGAATTGCCGGCGTGGGTCACGCAATGGCATCACTTCGAGCCCGACCTGATCAGCGTCGTCGAGGTGATTCGGGACGGCATCGTGCACTGGTCGGAAATCCAGATGCAGCCGGACATGGTCGTGCTGGCCGCGCCGGAGATCGCCGGGCTGCCGTATGTCGTGTCGGGGCTGATCGCGGCCGGTGCGCTGGCCGCGGCGCTGTCGACCGCGGACGGGCTGTTGCTGACGATCGCGAACGCGCTGTCGCACGACGTCTATTACTGCATGGTCGCGCCCGATGCGTCGAGCCAGCGGCGCGTGACGATCTCGAAGGTGCTGCTGCTCGGGGTCGCGCTGTTCGCGTCGTATGTCGCGTCGCTCAATACCGGGAAGATCCTGTTTCTCGTCGGCGCCGCGTTCTCGCTGGCGGCCTCGAGCTTCTTTCCAGTGCTCGTGCTCGGCGTGTTCTGGAAGCGCACGACGACGCGTGGCGCGATCGCGGGGATGGTGACCGGGCTCGCCGTGTGCGTGTACTACATCGTGTCGACCTATCCGTACTTCACGCAGCTGACGGGGTTCGCGGGGAGTACGTGGTTCGGGATCGAGCCGATCAGCTCGGGGGTGTTCGGGGTGCCGGCGGGGTTCGCGGTGGCGATCGTCGTGAGTCTGTTTGACCGAAAGCCGGATGAATATACGCGGGCGCTGGTGGATTACATCCGGCATCCGTGA
- a CDS encoding DUF475 domain-containing protein gives MLKDFKIPLSLTVLALIAAYLLGGVKDMLIVAVLSVLEISLSLDNAVVNASVLKNWSEKWRNRFMVFGLPVAVFGMRLVFPLLIVAVIGHIGMWDALKLAIESPAQYASILTSAHHQVSAFGGAFLLMVFFKFMLDTGKDEHWIGFLEGPMSHLGRITALEVALTLAIVIVASLYVPAAEQVAFLLAGAFGVISFVIAHGIGDLIGGEDTGTRVVREGVAGFMYLEVLDSSFSFDGVIGAFALSNNIFLIALGLGVGAAYIREMTLVLLKKGTLAQYRYLEHGAFWAIGALATIMFLGVKFEVPEVITGLVGAAMIAAAVWSSIVVQRKEDRTAVAGE, from the coding sequence ATGTTGAAAGACTTCAAGATCCCGTTGTCGCTCACGGTGCTCGCGCTGATCGCGGCCTATCTCCTCGGCGGCGTGAAGGACATGCTGATCGTCGCGGTCCTGTCGGTGCTCGAAATTTCGTTGTCGCTCGACAACGCGGTCGTCAACGCATCGGTGCTCAAGAACTGGTCGGAGAAGTGGCGCAACCGCTTCATGGTGTTCGGCCTGCCGGTCGCCGTGTTCGGCATGCGGCTCGTGTTCCCGCTGCTGATCGTCGCGGTGATCGGCCACATCGGCATGTGGGACGCGCTGAAGCTCGCGATCGAGTCGCCGGCGCAGTACGCGTCGATCCTCACGTCCGCGCATCACCAGGTATCCGCATTCGGCGGCGCGTTCCTGCTGATGGTGTTCTTCAAGTTCATGCTCGACACCGGCAAGGACGAGCACTGGATCGGCTTCCTGGAAGGCCCGATGAGCCACCTCGGCCGCATCACGGCGCTGGAAGTGGCACTGACGCTCGCCATCGTCATCGTCGCGTCGCTCTACGTGCCGGCAGCCGAGCAGGTGGCCTTCCTGCTCGCGGGGGCGTTCGGCGTGATCAGCTTCGTGATCGCGCATGGCATCGGCGATCTGATCGGCGGCGAGGACACGGGTACGCGCGTGGTGCGCGAGGGCGTCGCGGGTTTCATGTACCTCGAAGTGCTCGATTCGTCGTTCAGCTTCGACGGCGTGATCGGTGCGTTCGCGCTGTCGAACAACATTTTCCTGATCGCGCTCGGCCTCGGCGTCGGTGCGGCGTATATCCGGGAGATGACGCTCGTGCTGCTGAAGAAGGGCACGCTCGCGCAATACCGCTATCTCGAGCACGGCGCGTTCTGGGCAATCGGTGCGCTCGCAACGATCATGTTCCTCGGCGTGAAGTTCGAGGTGCCCGAGGTCATTACCGGCCTGGTCGGTGCGGCGATGATCGCGGCGGCCGTGTGGTCGTCGATCGTCGTGCAACGCAAGGAAGACCGCACGGCTGTAGCGGGCGAGTGA
- a CDS encoding LysE family translocator: MSLSALLAFALILSVGVATPGPTVLLAMSNGSRYGLRHAMVGMLGAVTADVVLVALVGCGLGMLLDASETAFVTLKLAGAAWLAYVGVRMLLSSGGSAAAQALDHATPDRRTAFLKSFFVAMSNPKYYLFMSALLPQFVDRSHAIAPQYAILAATIVAIDVIGMTGYALLGVHSVRVWKAAGEKWLNRVSGSLLLMLAGYVALYRKAAN; this comes from the coding sequence ATGTCGCTGTCCGCCTTGCTCGCATTTGCCCTGATCCTGTCCGTCGGCGTCGCGACGCCCGGTCCGACGGTGTTGCTCGCGATGAGCAACGGCTCGCGGTACGGATTGCGTCACGCGATGGTCGGCATGCTGGGGGCTGTCACGGCCGATGTCGTGCTCGTTGCGCTGGTCGGGTGCGGTCTCGGGATGCTGCTCGACGCGTCGGAAACGGCATTCGTCACGCTGAAGCTGGCCGGTGCGGCGTGGCTCGCCTATGTCGGCGTGCGGATGCTGCTGTCATCCGGCGGCTCCGCCGCTGCGCAGGCGCTCGATCACGCGACGCCCGATCGCCGGACCGCGTTCCTGAAGAGCTTTTTCGTCGCGATGAGCAACCCGAAGTACTACCTGTTCATGTCCGCGCTGCTGCCGCAGTTCGTCGACCGGTCGCACGCGATCGCGCCGCAGTACGCGATCCTTGCGGCGACGATCGTTGCGATCGACGTTATCGGGATGACCGGCTATGCATTGCTCGGCGTGCATTCGGTGCGCGTGTGGAAGGCCGCGGGGGAGAAGTGGCTGAACCGTGTCAGCGGGTCGCTGCTGTTGATGCTCGCGGGCTACGTCGCGCTGTATCGCAAGGCCGCGAACTGA